The following proteins are encoded in a genomic region of Ammospiza caudacuta isolate bAmmCau1 chromosome 3, bAmmCau1.pri, whole genome shotgun sequence:
- the ABCC10 gene encoding ATP-binding cassette sub-family C member 10, producing MENILASLCGTSPEDPLPVWVRGSVGHCFNQLTLSVIPHVILAVVSACFLGTPRSGSGVPCRPSWGWRIAASFGLAGLFLADTIPATISQQELGPVYLEVLANGTAALAWLVHGFALLMLHRSIHGFTRGPAALALLTLLPLPSSIITLLWYCHSGTAWSPAHPGASARFAILCLQLASMLAYVVSYLFPTAARQDFLSINRSWQEDQPISGPGIPVPDQQRVAEDGESLLSRFFYTWMNPLMKRGYQHKLNQPQDVYVLPHQLQAAQVCDRFYSCWQKKAALQQAEEETESLTSPIIAGDDGSSDAPDSSYHAQKAVRLLSVLHAAFGLRFYTLGLLKLADSLLGFSGPLLLNLLVNFMESRQEPLSHGILYALGLFAGSFLGALLRSQFRYEMNKVALMVRAAVISAVYRKALRVSGTSLARFTVGEIVNFMSTDTDRLVNFCYSFHELWSLPVQLGVTLYLLYEQVGIAFLGGVALALLLVPINKIIANRIMVNNQEMLKHKDTRVKLMTEFLRGIRVIKFYAWEQHFSARIKSCRAKELQKLRIISYLDALCVYLWAALPVVISIAIFVTYVLLGNQLTATKVFTALALVGMLILPLNSFPWVLNGILEAKVSLDRIQQFFELMDQDLEAYYALDSPSDTATAVEIQCADFSWVPAEEESTRQPSSTGSLQLHIENLSVRKGMLLGVVGKVGSGKSSLLAAITGELIKQGGRVYVCDLEQGFGLATQEPWIQFTTVRKNILFGREYDARLFEEVLEACALSEDLNILPSGDQTEVGENGVTLSGGQKARIALARAVYQEKELYLLDDPLAAVDADVAKHIMWKCIFGVLKHKTRVLCTHRTEFLEKADALLVMDNGRIVKTGTPADILPLVEAFPKFKDTDKRDKDKAPNEQGREEAIKTEAEEPTQNHNLIHKEEEKKEGAVAFQVYKAYWMAMGSCLAISILFSLFLMQASRNISDWWLSYWISSISQTANTSLMACSASLPSPELLLFSTAGLVSPIQDLDKTPAPPNGSVDVNFYLIVYGSIAGANSLFTIIRAFLFAYGALRAASVIHNRLLQRVLKATVTFFDSTPTGRILNRFSSDLYCVDDSLPFILNIFLANIYGLLGMLVIMTYGLPWIGLVLLPLAVVYFFVQRYYRFTSRELKRLHSITLSPIYTHFSETLSGLSTIRAMRATKRFELENQLHLEQNQRCLFASKTVMEWLDIRLQMIGVAVVTAIAGISIIQHQKQLGNPGLVGLALSYALSVTHLLSGLIDSFTHTEMMMVSVERTEEYTTDIPMEPQDKLVQVSADWPSKGLVEFQQVVLVYRPGLPNALDGVSFTVYPGEKLGIVGRTGSGKSTLFLALFRMVEMKSGQILLDGVDSQLVGLEELRSRLAIIPQDPFLFSGSIRENLDPQGKRTDAELQEVLEQCHLWDAVTQMGGLDSELGERGRSLSVGQRQLVCLARALLTQAKVLCIDEATASVDQQTDQLLQQTIRQRFADKTVLTIAHRLNTILDSDRVLVMQAGRVAELDSPARLSQKDGSLFQQLLHSRQQ from the exons ATGGCACCGCTGCCCTGGCATGGCTGGTGCACGGCTTCGCTCTTCTCATGCTCCACAGATCCATTCACGGATTTACCAggggccctgcagccctggctctcctCACTCTCTTGCCCCTACCTTCCTCCATCATCACCCTGCTGTGGTACTGCCACAGTGGGACAGCTTGGTCCCCTGCCCACCCCGGTGCCTCCGCCAGGTTCGCCATTCTGTGTCTGCAGCTGGCCTCTATGCTTGCCTACGTGGTCAGCTACCTCTTCCCCACTGCTGCCAGGCAAGACTTCCTCTCCATCAATCGCTCCTGGCAAGAGGACCAGCCCATCTCAGGGCCAGGGATCCCTGTGCCTGACCAGCAGAGAGTGGCAGAGGATGGTGAGAGCTTGCTCTCCCGCTTCTTTTACACCTGGATGAACCCCCTTATGAAGCGCGGCTACCAGCACAAGCTGAACCAGCCACAGGACGTCTATGTGCTTCCtcaccagctccaggctgcccaGGTCTGCGACCGGTTCTACTCTTGCTGGCAGAAGAAGGCAGCTCTTCAGCAAGCAGAGGAGGAAACAGAGTCTCTTACCAGCCCAATCATTGCTGGAGATGATGGGAGCAGTGATGCTCCAGACAGCTCATACCATGCCCAGAAAGCTGTGCGCCTCCTGTCAGTCCTTCACGCTGCCTTCGGGCTTCGTTTCTACACCCTTGGACTTCTCAAGCTGGCTGACAGTCTGCTGGGTTTTTCAGGTCCTCTGCTTCTGAACTTGCTGGTGAACTTCATGGAGTCACGGCAGGAGCCCCTGAGCCATGGGATTCTATATGCCCTTGGGCTCTTTGCTGGCTCCTTTCTAGGCGCTCTCCTGCGGAGCCAGTTCAGGTACGAGATGAACAAGGTGGCACTGATGGTGCGGGCCGCCGTCATCTCTGCCGTCTACCGCAAGGCTCTGCGCGTCAGTGGCACCAGCCTTGCCCGCTTCACTGTGGGGGAAATTGTCAACTTCATGAGCACGGACACCGATAGGTTGGTCAACTTCTGCTACAGCTTCCATGAGTTGTGGAGCCTGCCTGTCCAGCTTGGCGTTACCCTCTACCTCCTGTACGAGCAAGTGGGGATAGCCTTCCTGGGAGGCGTGGccctggcgctgctgctggtgcccatCAACAAGATCATAGCTAATCGCATCATGGTGAACAACCAGGAGATGCTGAAGCACAAGGACACACGGGTCAAG CTAATGACAGAGTTCCTGCGTGGCATTCGGGTGATCAAGTTTTACGCCTGGGAGCAGCACTTCAGCGCCAGGATAAAATCCTGCCGGGCTAAAGAGCTGCAGAAGCTGCGGATCATCAGTTACCTGGATGCTTTGTGCGTGTACCTGTGGGCAGCACTCCCTGTTGTTATCTCCATTGCCATCTTTGTCACCTATGTCCTGTTGGGTAACCAGCTCACTGCCACAAAG GTGTTCACAGCATTGGCCCTTGTTGGGATGCTTATTCTACCCCTCAACAGCTTCCCATGGGTGCTGAATGGGATCTTGGAGGCCAAAGTTTCCCTGGATCGAATCCAGCAATTCTTTGAACTCATGGACCAGGACCTGGAAGCTTATTATGCCCTAG ATAGCCCTTCAGATACTGCTACTGCCGTGGAGATACAATGTGCAGACTTCTCATGGGTGCCAGCTGAGGAGGAGAGCACCAGGCAGCCCTCATCCACAGGCAGTCTGCAACTGCACATTGAGAACCTGTCAGTGAGAAAG GGAATGCTCCTGGGCGTTGTTGGGAAGGTTGGCTCTGGCAAAAGCTCTCTGCTTGCAGCCATCACTGGAGAGCTCATTAA ACAAGGTGGACGAGTGTATGTTTGTGACCTGGAGCAAGGATTTGGTCTGGCCACCCAGGAGCCTTGGATACAGTTTACCACTGTCCGCAAAAACATCCTTTTTGGGCGGGAATATGATGCCAGGCTGTTcgaggaggtgctggaggcctGTGCCCTCTCTGAGGACCTAAAT attttacCATCAGGTGACCAGACAGAGGTGGGTGAAAATGGTGTGACACTCAGTGGGGGACAGAAGGCTCGAATAGCCCTTGCCAGAGCTGTTTACCAG GAGAAAGAACTTTACCTCCTTGATGATCCCCTGGCTGCTGTTGATGCAGATGTAGCCAAACACATTATGTGGAAATGCATTTTCGGAGTTCTCAAACATAAGACCAGGGTCCTTTGCACTCACAGGACAGAGTTTTTGGAGAAGGCCGATGCCTTGTTGGTGATGGACAATGGCAGGATAGTTAAGACAG GCACACCAGCTGATATCCTGCCACTTGTTGAAGCCTTCCCCAAGTTCAAGGATACAGACAAGAGGGATAAGGATAAAG CCCCTAATGAACAGGGACGGGAAGAGGCCATAAAGACGGAGGCAGAAGAACCAACCCAAAACCATAATCTCATCCacaaggaggaagagaagaaagaaggggCAGTGGCTTTTCAGGTGTACAAGGCCTATTGGATGGCAATGGGCAGCTGCTTAGCAATATCAATCCTCTTCTCACTGTTCCTGATGCAAG CATCCAGAAATATCTCGGATTGGTGGCTGTCATACTGGATCTCCAGCATATCCCAGACAGCAAATACCTCTCTGATGGCCTGCTCAGcttccctgccttccccagagctgcttctcttcTCCACTGCTGGGCTTGT ttCCCCCATTCAAGATCTGGACAAgaccccagcccctcccaaTGGCTCAGTGGATGTGAATTTCTACCTGATAGTTTATGGGAGCATTGCAGGGGCCAATTCCCTGTTCACCATTATTCGGGCGTTCCTCTTTGCTTATGGTGCTCTCCGGGCTGCCTCTGTCATCCACAACCGCCTGCTCCAAAGGGTTCTAAAG GCCACAGTCACCTTCTTTGACAGCACTCCAACAGGCCGCATCCTGAACCGCTTCTCCTCAGACCTGTACTGTGTGGATGACAGCCTGCCATTCATCCTCAACATCTTCCTAGCCAACATCTATGGGCTCTTGGGCATGCTGGTGATAATGACCTATGGCCTCCCTTGGATTGGTCTGGTCTTGCTCCCTCTGGCTGTAGTCTACTTCTTCGTCCAGCGCTATTACCGATTCACATCGCGGGAGCTGAAGCGCCTGCACAGCATCACCCTGTCTCCCATTTACACACACTTCTCTGAGACCCTCTCGGGACTGAGCACCATCAGAGCCATGCGGGCAACAAAGAG GTTTGAGCTGGAGAATCAGCTGCATCTGGAGCAGAACCAGCGCTGTCTCTTTGCCAGCAAAACAGTGATGGAGTGGCTGGACATCCGCTTGCAGATGATTGGGGTTGCTGTGGTTACTGCTATAGCAGGGATTTCCATCATCCAGCACCAGAAGCAGCTGGGAAATCCAG gacttgtgggCCTGGCACTGTCATATGCCCTGTCTGTCACACACCTGCTCTCAGGCCTCATTGACAGTTTCACTCACACAGAGATGATGATGGTGAGTGTGGAGCGGACAGAGGAGTACACCACAGACATCCCCATGGAGCCTCAGGATAAATTGGTCCAG GTTTCTGCTGACTGGCCAAGCAAGGGGCTTGTGGAGTTCCAGCAGGTAGTCCTGGTGTACAGACCAGGCTTGCCTAATGCACTTGATGGTGTGAGCTTCACTGTTTACCCTGGAGAGAAGCTGGGCATTGTGGGTCGCACAGGCTCTGGGAAATCCACCCTTTTCTTGGCCCTTTTCCGTATGGTGGAGATGAAATCAGGCCAGATTCTCCTCGATGGTGTTGACAGCCAGCTGGTGGGCTTGGAGGAGCTGAG ATCCAGGCTGGCCATCATCCCTCAGGATCCATTTTTGTTCAGTGGCTCAATCAGAGAAAACCTGGATCCCCAGGGAAAGCGGACGGatgctgagctccaggaggtgctggagcagtgcCACCTGTGGGATGCTGTTACTCAGATGG gtgGACTGGACAGCGAGCTgggagagaggggaaggagTCTGTCTGTGGGACAGAGGCAGCTGGTGTGTCTGGCCAGAGCCCTCCTGACACAGGCCAAG GTGCTGTGCATCGATGAGGCCACAGCCAGCGTGGATCAGCAGACAgaccagctgctgcagcagaccATCCGCCAGCGCTTCGCCGACAAAACTGTTCTGACAATTGCTCACAG GCTGAACACCATCCTGGACTCGGACCGCGTGCTGGTGATGCAGGCTGGgagagtggcagagctggactCACCGGCCCGCCTCAGCCAGAAAGATGGCTCCttgttccagcagctcctgcacagcaggcagcagtga
- the DLK2 gene encoding protein delta homolog 2: MLRSFCLQLMSLIWILLAHHQLVQGDDCSERCNLAHGCCDQDGKCRCDPGWEGEYCEECVRMPGCLHGTCHQPWQCICHSGWAGKFCDKDIHICEHQSPCQNGAQCIYDRDGEYSCLCPEGFHGKDCEMKTGPCEKAGSPCKNGGQCQDENGFASNFTCRCLAGFVGALCEHDVDDCLMRPCANGATCHDGVNRFSCQCQVGFEGRFCTININDCASQPCKNGAKCYDRINDYDCLCPDRFTGKTCEISVPEPTWSPPYHPANHENAGGVKSTTSETPGVTEPEPIRTVVTGRRVANHSEKEPGGGLLKISVKEVVTQRDSGLSEAQLVTVLVFGVLTAVLVLITVLLMLRNWQRGRQRSNWCQSPSQAARKLQDQECQVGMLNTILIEPRKTTEL, translated from the exons ATGCTCAGGAGCTTCTGTCTCCAGCTCATGTCCTTGATTTGGATCCTCTTGGCCCATCACCAGCTTGTGCAAG GGGATGACTGCAGCGAGCGCTGCAATCTCGCCCACGGCTGCTGTGACCAGGATGGGAAGTGCAG GTGTGATCCAGGCTGGGAGGGGGAGTACTGCGAGGAGTGCGTGCGCATGCCGGGCTGTCTTCACGGGACATGCCACCAGCCTTGGCAGTGCATCTGTCactctggctgggctggcaaGTTCTGTGACAAAG acaTACACATCTGTGAACACCAGTCCCCCTGCCAGAACGGGGCACAGTGCATCTACGATCGAGATGGGGAGTATTCCTGCCTGTGTCCAGAAGGTTTCCATGGGAAGGACTGTGAGATGAAGACAGGGCCATGTGAGAAGGCAGG GTCTCCATGCAAGAATGGTGGGCAATGCCAAGACGAAAATGGCTTTGCCAGTAACTTCACCTGCCGGTGTCTGGCTGGCTTTGTGGGGGCTCTCTGTGAGCACGACGTGGACGACTGCCTGATGCGCCCCTGTGCCAACGGGGCCACCTGCCACGACGGCGTCAACCGCTTCTCCTGCCAGTGCCAGGTGGGCTTTGAGGGGCGTTTCTGCACCATCAACATCAACGACTGCGccagccagccctgcaaaaATGGGGCAAAGTGCTATGACCGCATCAATGACTATGACTGCTTGTGTCCTGACCGTTTCACTGGCAAGACCTGTGAGATCTCCGTCCCTGAGCCCACCTGGTCTCCTCCCTACCACCCTGCCAACCATGAGAATGCTGGAGGAGTGAAAAGCACCACTAGTGAGACGCCGGGGGTGACGGAGCCAGAGCCCATCAGGACTGTGGTCACAGGGCGGCGTGTGGCCAACCACAGTGAGAAGGAGCCGGGGGGAGGGTTGTTGAAAATCTCTGTGAAGGAGGTAGTGACCCAAAGGGACTCAGGGCTGAGTGAAGCCCAGCTGGTGACAGTGCTGGTGTTTGGGGTGCTGACAGCAGTGCTGGTCCTCATCACTGTCCTGCTCATGCTGAGGAACTGGCAGAGAGGCCGTCAAAGGTCGAACTGGTGCCAAAGCCCTTCTCAGGCTGCAAGAAAGCTCCAAGACCAGGAGTGTCAGGTGGGCATGCTCAACACCATCTTGATTGAGCCAAGGAAGACCACAGAGCTGTGA